The following proteins are encoded in a genomic region of Papaver somniferum cultivar HN1 unplaced genomic scaffold, ASM357369v1 unplaced-scaffold_10, whole genome shotgun sequence:
- the LOC113326569 gene encoding uncharacterized protein LOC113326569, with protein MSREGSRDEPSQEMVILCKLIAESQGEMLQKLAESQGDMLQKLTESQGDMLQKLTESQGDMLQKLTESQERSQLKLLETVTTNFNKGLEKVLSRHTGDEEESEDESVVEEKPKNDADKNNDNIVDEYEDLYNAAYEGDWRKARDFLKRFPEAVEKTITFDDETALHIAINNERWSFAQELVKLMTPEALEIKDSDNSTALHGAALYGNVKAAEAIVRKNPKLTQMRDDNDWIPLQTAIMYISAGQAETVKYLYSVTKHEHPSPFSDGYGVELLCGAIEYGFYDLALSLLKRFPKLVTKKTEGTRGICGFQKLIDRPFAFKSGANFPWWERFIYSLIHVNMSSPYDKDTEEVDDNSLKNSEGTNDEIPLESKDGQEGDLENPSAITKVTTVDELEAPKKVLDALSVKENGVTRAVKNFISDHIIRYYARAPLISRLYGQKVMHKRAFNLVNYMVEQLKKEKSTNQDEVIDFLNDTAIVTTAIEYGITEFVAKCLEKFRFLIWSKFDGETMIQIAIKQRDEKILNLILETSGNDKDDLVSREDDNYNSILHYAAKLAPSAKLNLVSGAALQMQREIQWFKGIENIVHPQYKYTRNGDKETAKSVFTEQHKELVEKGEKWMKDTSGSCMVVATLIATVAFAAAFTVSGGNISDTDSPINGVPIFLARRTFALFAVADAVALFSSITSVLMFLAIMTSRYAEEDFYKSLPQKLIIGLATLFISMASILISFGAAFTIVLRNKYSWAPFPVASFGLVSVLLFAFLEFPLFLEMVYFTYSPRIFGNKNQYVVANKKKTTKLAKEIEAKKDA; from the exons ATGTCTAGGGAAGGTAGTCGTGATGAACCATCACAGGAGATGGTAATACTTTGTAAGCTTATTGCTGAATCTCAAGGAGAAATGCTGCAAAAACTTGCTGAATCTCAAGGAGATATGCTGCAAAAACTTACTGAGTCTCAAGGAGACATGCTGCAAAAACTTACTGAATCTCAAGGAGACATGCTGCAAAAACTTACCGAATCTCAAGAACGCAGCCAGCTAAAACTATTAGAGACAGTAACCACAAATTTTAATAAAGGACTAGAAAAAGTACTCAGTCGTCATACTGGTGATGAAGAGGAAAGCGAAGATGAATCTGTTGTCgaagaaaaaccaaaaaatgaCGCTG ATAAGAATAATGACAATATTGTGGATGAGTATGAGGACCTATACAACGCAGCATATGAAGGTGACTGGAGAAAGGCTCGTGACTTTCTGAAGCGTTTTCCAGAAGCGGTTGAAAAAACAATTACATTTGATGATGAAACAGCGTTGCATATAGCGATAAATAATGAACGGTGGAGCTTTGCACAAGAGCTTGTGAAACTCATGACCCCTGAAGCCTTGGAAATAAAGGATAGCGATAATTCCACAGCACTCCATGGAGCTGCTTTATATGGAAATGTAAAAGCTGCTGAGGCAATTGTAAGAAAGAATCCAAAACTTACACAGATGCGGGATGACAATGATTGGATACCACTCCAAACTGCTATTATGTATATTTCAGCTGGACAGGCCGAGACTGTTAAGTATCTTTACTCTGTAACTAAGCATGAACACCCAAGTCCATTCTCCGATGGATATGGTGTTGAGCTGTTGTGCGGTGCAATCGAATACGGTTTCTACG ATTTGGCATTATCTCTTCTCAAACGGTTCCCGAAATTGGTTACTAAGAAAACCGAAGGAACCAGAGGAATTTGTGGATTTCAGAAGCTTATTGATAGGCCGTTTGCATTTAAAAGCGGGGCAAACTTTCCTTGGTGGGAACGCTTCATCTATTCAT TAATTCATGTGAACATGTCTTCTCCATACGATAAGGACactgaagaagttgatgataactCTTTGAAAAATTCTGAAGGCACCAATGATGAGATCCCTTTAGAGAGTAAAGATGGACAGGAAGGTGATCTAGAGAATCCATCAGCGATAACAAAAGTAACGACCGTAGACGAATTAGAAGCCCCTAAAAAGGTCTTAGATGCTCTTTCAGTTAAAGAAAATGGTGTGACGAGAGCGGTGAAGAACTTCATTTCGGACCACATCATTCGTTACTATGCACGAG CCCCTCTTATCAGTCGCCTATATGGCCAGAAGGTGATGCACAAACGAGCCTTTAATTTGGTTAATTATATGGTAGAAcaactcaaaaaagaaaaatccacTAACCAGGATGAAGTGATAGATTTTCTAAATGATACTGCCATTGTGACTACGGCAATAGAATATGGGATCACTGAGTTTGTAGCAAAGTGTCTGGAAAAATTccgtttcctgatttggtctaaATTTGATGGTGAAACAATGATACAAATTGCGATTAAACAACGGGATGAAAAGATTTTGAATCTCATATTGGAAACTAGTGGAAACGATAAAGATGATCTAGTTTCTAGAGAAGATGACAATTATAACAGCATCTTACATTATGCTGCAAAATTAGCGCCTTCTGCTAAACTAAATTTGGTATCCGGTGCAGCTTTACAAATGCAACGAGAGATACAGTGGTTTAAG GGAATTGAAAATATTGTACACCCACAGTATAAGTACACGAGAAATGGAGATAAAGAAACAGCAAAGTCTGTATTCACGGAGCAACATAAGGAATTAGTGGAGAAGGGAGAGAAGTGGATGAAAGACACATCCGGTTCGTGCATGGTGGTTGCCACCCTTATTGCTACCGTAGCGTTTGCAGCGGCGTTCACTGTCTCAGGAGGTAATATTAGTGATACTGATAGCCCTATAAATGGTGTCCCAATTTTCTTAGCAAGAAGGACATTTGCACTATTTGCAGTAGCAGATGCTGTAGCTTTATTCTCGTCAATTACATCGGTTCTAATGTTCTTAGCAATCATGACCTCTCGTTATGCTGAAGAGGATTTTTATAAATCTTTGCCACAAAAACTCATAATAGGGCTTGCAACTCTATTCATTTCTATGGCCAGCATATTGATATCCTTTGGTGCAGCATTTACCATTGTTCTTAGGAATAAATATAGTTGGGCTCCGTTTCCTGTGGCATCATTTGGTTTAGTTTCGGTACTCTTATTTGCTTTCCTGGAGTTTCCTTTATTTCTGGAAATGGTATATTTTACGTATTCTCCTAGAATTTTCGGGAACAAGAACCAATATGTCGTTGCTAATAAGaaaaaaactacaaaattagCAAAGGAGATTGAAGCCAAGAAAGACGCTTGA
- the LOC113326271 gene encoding uncharacterized protein LOC113326271 — translation MNTKIISWNVNGLADSNKRDDLRVLIGLWKPLIICIQETHMEGLQRHQVRQIWGANNFDWVALDSIGQSGGILMIWNSNKVVMIESLLGAFSISIRCKYINDDFVWLLTSVYGPVLNFEKDQFWEELGDNRYLWNDPWVFSGDFNVTRFASETYRTQSITSFLRKFANLVHDHHLLDLPLVGSHLTWSRNSSWSKLDRFLISSEWEDLFLRIEQSTLPKPFSDHILIGLSTEEEGWGPTPCRFEKMWLQDDSIMGLMESWWRSFSFSGSPGFVLAKKMQALKEKLKVWNREVFRKIERLVQENLISIQSIAARVFLDPSNDQLLNEQIVAKAEFKRLAKMHNDF, via the coding sequence ATGAATACAAAAATTATTTCTTGGAATGTTAATGGGTTGGCAGATAGTAACAAGAGGGATGATCTTAGAGTTCTCATCGGGCTTTGGAAACCTTTAATTATTTGCATTCAGGAAACTCACATGGAAGGTTTGCAGCGTCATCAGGTTAGACAAATTTGGGGTGCTAACAATTTTGATTGGGTGGCGTTAGATTCTATTGGACAGTCAGGTGGCATCCTTATGATCTGGAATAGCAACAAAGTGGTTATGATTGAGTCTCTTCTTGGTGCGTTTTCGATTTCAATAAGATGCAAATATATCAATGATGATTTTGTCTGGTTACTAACCTCTGTCTATGGTCCGGTGCTCAATTTCGAAAAAGATCAATTTTGGGAAGAACTCGGAGACAATCGATACTTATGGAATGATCCTTGGGTCTTCTCGGGTGACTTTAATGTCACCAGATTTGCTTCCGAAACATATAGGACCCAATCTATCACCAGTTTTTTGCGCAAGTTTGCCAATCTCGTTCACGATCACCACCTACTCGACCTTCCTCTTGTGGGTAGTCATCTTACTTGGTCAAGAAACTCGTCATGGAGCAAGTTGGATCGGTTCCTCATTTCTTCTGAATGGGAGGACCTTTTTCTTAGAATAGAGCAATCTACTCTTCCAAAACCCTTCTCTGACCACATCCTCATTGGGCTTTCTACTGAAGAAGAAGGATGGGGGCCAACTCCTTGCAGATTCGAAAAAATGTGGCTTCAAGATGATTCCATTATGGGTCTTATGGAGAGCTGGTGGaggtctttttccttctctggttCACCTGGTTTTGTTCTTGCAAAGAAAATGCAAGCCTTAAAAGAGAAATTAAAAGTATGGAATAGAGAAGTGTTTCGCAAGATTGAGAGGCTGGTGCAAGAAAATTTAATCTCTATTCAAAGCATTGCAGCGAGAGTTTTCCTTGATCCTAGTAATGACCAGTTGTTGAATGAGCAAATCGTAGCGAAGGCAGAATTCAAAAGATTAGCCAAAATGCATAACGATTTCTAG